Proteins from a single region of Terriglobia bacterium:
- a CDS encoding histidine kinase gives MDQRLVLITLLVKLGVSAAVSSVLARARRFRVLLFNENRPLSENLEMVALIAVPYALGVIVRHSVKNFLAADLAFEASLLMGVITGRVGGMTGALFVSLPQVALGDWTNLPLNVGAGLAAGWMRRLATDREAIWSFSPLFDLSIYRWIRRTIAKSFIDWQTSFFVLILCLEFLLLQAKREFPHHTFALLPQNWAVMVAIYLGTVMTVAIALKVLNNTRIEMKLEEQQRLLLQARMDALQSQINPHFLFNTLNSVSSLVRFDPDTARIMIVKLSNILRRLLGRGDNFVRLRDEFSFIDDYLDIEVVRFGRDKLKVVKEEEPESLDAIIPSMILQPLVENSIKHGISPKVDGGSIYLRSRIVDGRLVIEVEDDGVGLAAAGDGGGTGIGLANVKERLKVLYGDAAWMELESREGNGTVVRLVLPMPTAEDEHFPYEFRSTTAR, from the coding sequence ATGGATCAACGTCTCGTACTTATCACGCTGCTGGTCAAGCTCGGCGTTTCGGCCGCGGTGAGCAGCGTGTTGGCGCGTGCGAGGCGGTTCCGGGTGCTGCTGTTCAACGAGAACCGGCCGCTTTCGGAAAACCTGGAGATGGTCGCGCTGATCGCGGTGCCGTATGCACTAGGAGTGATTGTGCGGCACTCGGTCAAGAACTTTCTGGCGGCCGACCTCGCATTCGAGGCTTCTCTCCTGATGGGCGTAATCACCGGGCGGGTTGGCGGAATGACGGGCGCGCTATTTGTTTCCCTGCCCCAGGTTGCGCTTGGCGACTGGACGAATCTGCCGTTGAATGTTGGTGCCGGCCTGGCAGCGGGCTGGATGCGGAGGCTGGCGACGGATCGCGAGGCGATCTGGTCATTCTCGCCCCTGTTTGACCTTTCGATATACCGCTGGATTCGGCGGACGATTGCCAAATCGTTCATCGACTGGCAAACATCCTTTTTCGTCCTAATACTGTGCCTTGAATTCCTATTGTTGCAGGCGAAGCGGGAGTTCCCTCATCACACGTTTGCATTGCTGCCGCAGAACTGGGCTGTGATGGTTGCGATCTATCTGGGCACAGTAATGACGGTGGCGATTGCGCTGAAGGTGTTGAACAACACGCGAATCGAGATGAAGTTGGAAGAGCAGCAGAGGCTGCTCTTGCAGGCACGCATGGACGCGCTGCAGAGCCAGATCAACCCGCACTTCCTGTTCAACACGTTGAACTCGGTTTCGTCGCTAGTGCGATTCGACCCGGACACAGCGCGGATTATGATCGTCAAGCTGTCGAACATTCTGCGCCGGCTGCTGGGTCGCGGCGACAACTTTGTTCGGCTGCGCGATGAGTTCAGCTTCATTGACGATTACCTGGATATCGAGGTCGTCCGCTTTGGGCGCGACAAGCTAAAGGTCGTGAAAGAAGAAGAGCCGGAAAGCCTGGATGCAATCATCCCGAGCATGATTCTGCAACCGCTGGTGGAGAACTCAATTAAGCATGGCATCTCGCCGAAGGTTGACGGCGGCAGTATCTACCTGCGCAGCCGGATCGTGGATGGACGGCTGGTCATTGAGGTTGAAGATGACGGGGTCGGACTGGCTGCGGCGGGCGATGGTGGCGGTACCGGAATCGGCCTCGCGAATGTGAAAGAGCGGCTCAAGGTGCTCTATGGCGATGCGGCATGGATGGAGTTGGAGAGTCGCGAGGGCAACGGAACGGTCGTGCGACTCGTTCTGCCCATGCCAACCGCGGAAGACGAACACTTTCCTTACGAATTTCGTTCGACTACGGCACGGTAA
- the bshA gene encoding N-acetyl-alpha-D-glucosaminyl L-malate synthase BshA: MRIGITCYPTYGGSGVVATELGIELANRDHQVHFISYSQPIRLTEEHPNIHFHEVEVSRYPLFEYPPYDLALATRMAEVAELYELDLLHVHYAIPHSVSAMLARQMMAAGNGAKPRRLPFVTTLHGTDITLVGLDASYLPITRFSIAQSDGVTAISNYLKQRTIEEFEITRHIEVIPNFVNCDIYVPARQNVSLRSEFAKDGERILVHLSNFRPVKRVCDVIEIFERVLKKVPAKLLMIGDGPDRSKAEWLAIKKGIHDQVHFLGKQDRVHEKLGIADVMLMPSQLESFGLAALEGMACEVVPVATNVGGVPEVIESGRTGFLAEVGDIEAMANYTIGILSDDAKLQEVRRRCRVYAQSRFCASKIIPKYEAFYRAVVERNS; encoded by the coding sequence GCATTTCATTTCTTACTCGCAGCCCATCCGCCTCACCGAGGAGCACCCGAACATCCACTTCCACGAGGTCGAGGTTTCTCGTTACCCGCTATTTGAATATCCGCCGTACGATCTCGCGCTCGCAACGCGCATGGCCGAAGTTGCCGAACTATATGAACTGGACCTGCTCCACGTGCACTACGCTATCCCGCATTCCGTCAGTGCCATGCTCGCGCGCCAAATGATGGCCGCCGGCAACGGTGCCAAACCGCGGCGTCTCCCGTTCGTCACAACTCTGCACGGCACCGACATCACACTGGTAGGCCTGGACGCGTCCTATCTACCCATAACGCGCTTCTCCATCGCACAAAGCGATGGCGTCACCGCAATTTCGAATTACCTGAAGCAGAGAACCATCGAGGAATTCGAAATCACTCGCCACATCGAAGTCATTCCCAATTTCGTCAATTGCGATATCTACGTCCCCGCCCGGCAGAACGTTTCCTTGCGCAGCGAGTTCGCCAAAGACGGCGAACGCATTCTCGTCCACCTGTCGAACTTCCGCCCGGTGAAGCGCGTCTGTGATGTGATCGAAATCTTCGAGCGCGTCTTGAAGAAAGTGCCTGCGAAGCTGCTGATGATCGGCGACGGCCCCGACCGCTCGAAAGCCGAATGGCTCGCGATAAAGAAGGGAATCCACGACCAGGTTCACTTCCTCGGTAAGCAAGATCGCGTACATGAAAAACTGGGCATCGCCGACGTCATGCTCATGCCGAGCCAGTTGGAGTCTTTCGGATTAGCCGCATTGGAAGGGATGGCTTGCGAGGTCGTACCAGTGGCCACCAACGTCGGCGGCGTGCCCGAGGTCATCGAGTCCGGCCGTACCGGCTTCCTCGCCGAGGTCGGCGATATCGAAGCCATGGCCAATTACACCATCGGCATTCTCTCGGATGACGCCAAGCTTCAGGAAGTCCGCCGCCGCTGCCGCGTCTACGCGCAATCGCGATTCTGCGCCAGCAAAATTATTCCGAAGTATGAAGCCTTTTACCGTGCCGTAGTCGAACGAAATTCGTAA
- a CDS encoding DHHA1 domain-containing protein yields MTERLYYHNSFLYDFVAALEEVRTVDGRTALVLDRTVFYPTSGGQVFDTGWFELEPLELVRGKFLPKLRVTEVADAEDGAILHFVEGTVPEGAVRVRGFVDVDRRRDHMQQHSGQHLLSAAFVELFQMPTVSFHMGEESCTIDLDTKSLTAEQVRKTEARANEVILQDRTVGVHFVSPDKAREMGVRKIPPAERDELRLVEIKDFDLCACGGTHVKSTGQVGSILCRKVEKVKQGFRVEFVSGERAVRTARRDYETLVESGALFSTHVWEVPASIRKLLDENKAAGKAQHRLLEEIAELRAAQMIAAVQTAGTAVIAQVIPDRDLVFVKLLAQKLTQSPRVVALLGAASGQAALVFAQSPGLPNDMGALMKEAMTKLGGRGGGNKDLAQGGVPDLSKLEEAVREAAATIK; encoded by the coding sequence ATGACTGAGCGCCTTTACTATCACAATTCATTTCTATACGACTTTGTAGCTGCGCTGGAAGAGGTGCGGACGGTGGATGGCCGCACTGCGCTAGTGCTCGACCGCACTGTTTTCTATCCGACCAGTGGTGGGCAGGTTTTCGACACAGGATGGTTTGAGTTGGAACCGCTGGAGTTGGTGCGCGGGAAGTTCCTGCCGAAGCTGCGGGTGACTGAAGTTGCCGACGCCGAGGATGGCGCGATTCTGCATTTCGTCGAGGGGACGGTTCCTGAAGGCGCGGTGCGGGTGCGCGGGTTTGTCGATGTGGATCGCCGGCGCGACCATATGCAGCAGCACTCTGGGCAGCATCTGCTGTCAGCGGCATTCGTCGAGTTGTTTCAAATGCCGACGGTTTCATTTCACATGGGCGAGGAGAGCTGCACAATCGATCTCGACACGAAGTCGCTGACTGCGGAACAGGTGCGTAAGACCGAGGCGCGAGCGAACGAGGTCATACTCCAGGATCGCACCGTCGGAGTTCATTTCGTCTCTCCCGACAAGGCGCGCGAAATGGGCGTACGGAAGATTCCGCCGGCAGAGCGCGATGAGCTACGCCTGGTGGAGATCAAGGACTTCGACCTGTGCGCGTGCGGCGGAACACACGTTAAGTCGACTGGACAGGTTGGCAGCATACTCTGCCGCAAGGTCGAGAAGGTGAAGCAGGGATTTCGAGTGGAGTTCGTGTCCGGCGAGCGTGCGGTGCGTACAGCGCGAAGGGATTACGAGACACTGGTGGAAAGCGGGGCGCTGTTCTCGACGCATGTGTGGGAAGTTCCGGCATCGATTCGGAAGTTGCTCGATGAGAACAAGGCTGCCGGAAAAGCGCAGCACAGGCTTCTGGAAGAAATTGCTGAGTTGCGGGCGGCGCAGATGATCGCGGCGGTGCAGACCGCCGGCACGGCGGTTATTGCGCAGGTCATCCCCGATCGCGACTTAGTGTTCGTCAAGTTACTGGCGCAGAAGTTGACGCAGTCGCCTCGAGTGGTTGCGCTGCTGGGGGCTGCCAGTGGGCAGGCGGCGTTGGTGTTCGCGCAGTCGCCGGGGTTGCCGAACGATATGGGCGCGCTGATGAAAGAAGCGATGACTAAGTTGGGCGGGCGCGGCGGCGGAAATAAGGATCTGGCGCAGGGCGGAGTGCCAGATTTATCGAAGTTGGAAGAAGCAGTGCGCGAGGCGGCGGCGACGATAAAATGA